One window from the genome of Podospora pseudocomata strain CBS 415.72m chromosome 1 map unlocalized CBS415.72m_1.2, whole genome shotgun sequence encodes:
- a CDS encoding uncharacterized protein (COG:L; EggNog:ENOG503NWK8), which produces MTRFCSFPKPTAILRHVLRVLIPVSIALTIYLYLYPIFGTCAFPLPPSSLSETRSPFLETAKAHWVPAFFANATATATATATAINSSIEEPPAPALPSKKAPFRLLTLGDPQLEGSTSIPIEYLGVFPHAKSLVRNFKLSRLGIKQALHDVVDILLEDTFNFFESVRKIIDLFGNDFYLAHIYRSVHWWTRPTHVTVLGDLVGSQWLNEAEFTKRANRYWNRVFRGAEKVPNSLQAYPAEEYDLSGYLSRFDNDTTWARRIINVAGNHDIGYAGDITTNLTARFEKAFGKINYELRFELPLPEGFDSKTLYDPDTNTESTRLIPELRLVVLNDMNLDTPALSTQLQDDTYTFINNVINTAAAVEFEGHYTVILTHIPLYKPTGVCVDQPFFEFHSHDGTLKEQNQLSVAASKGFLEGILGMSASSSAPGGGKGRRGIILNGHDHAGCDTYHYVNQTAEGGEVEWQVKRWRQAVREKTAGKEAEGVPGVREITVRSMMGDFGGNAGLLSIWFDEESWQWKADYDTCPLGTQHLWWLVHILDLIAVVGLVVYIACGALKVVGLDVDGLFWGSSKASAKMPAATTQTEKARAQPKSG; this is translated from the coding sequence ATGACGCGATTCTGCAGCTTCCCAAAGCCGACGGCGATTCTTCGCCATGTCTTGCGCGTCCTCATTCCCGTCTCCATCGCCCTGACGATTTATCTCTACCTGTACCCAATTTTTGGCACCTGCGCATTTCCGCTGCCGCCCTCTTCGTTGTCGGAAACACGGTCGCCTTTCCTCGAAACGGCCAAAGCCCACTGGGTTCCCGCTTTTTTCGCCAATGCGAcggcgacagcgacagcgacagcgacagcgatCAACTCGAGCATCGAGGAACCTCCCGCCCCAGCGCTCCCCTCGAAAAAAGCCCCTTTCCGTCTCCTGACCCTCGGCGATCCGCAGTTGGAGGGTTCTACCTCGATTCCGATTGAATACCTCGGCGTTTTCCCCCATGCGAAATCTCTCGTTCGCAACTTTAAGCTGTCGCGACTCGGCATCAAGCAAGCCCTCCACGATGTTGTCGATATTCTGCTAGAGGACACCTTCAACTTTTTCGAGTCGGTCCGCAAGATCATCGACCTGTTCGGCAACGATTTTTACCTTGCCCACATCTATCGGTCTGTCCACTGGTGGACTCGCCCCACACACGTAACGGTATTGGGCGATCTTGTCGGTAGCCAGTGGCTTAACGAGGCTGAGTTCACCAAGCGCGCGAACCGATACTGGAACCGTGTCTTTCGCGGCGCAGAAAAGGTGCCCAATTCTCTGCAGGCGTATCCGGCCGAGGAGTACGATCTGTCCGGGTACCTCTCCCGCTTTGACAATGACACCACCTGGGCCAGGCGCATCATCAACGTGGCGGGCAACCACGACATTGGCTATGCGGGAGACATCACCACGAATCTGACGGCGCGCTTCGAGAAGGCGTTTGGAAAGATCAACTACGAGCTGCGGTTTGAGCTGCCCCTGCCCGAAGGTTTCGACAGCAAGACTCTATATGATCCCGACACCAATACCGAGTCCACCAGGCTGATCCCCGAGCTGAGATTGGTGGTGCTCAACGACATGAACCTCGACACTCCGGCGCTCTCGACCCAACTGCAAGACGATACTTATACCTTTATCAACAATGTCATCAACACCGCGGCCGCAGTCGAGTTTGAGGGGCACTATACCGTGATTTTGACCCACATCCCGCTGTACAAACCAACCGGTGTCTGCGTCGACCAGCCCTTTTTCGAATTCCACTCGCACGACGGGACTCTGAAGGAGCAAAACCAGCTCAGTGTTGCCGCGTCAAAAGGCTTTCTGGAAGGAATCTTGGGCATGTCGGCTTCTTCCAGTGCCCCAGGCGGCGGCAAGGGGAGAAGAGGCATTATTCTCAACGGTCACGACCATGCTGGATGTGACACGTATCATTATGTGAACCAGACggccgagggtggagaggtggagtGGCAAGTGAAGCGGTGGAGGCAAGCGGTGAGGGAAAAGACGGCTGGCAAAGAAGCGGAGGGTGTCCCGGGCGTCAGAGAGATCACCGTCAGGAGCATGATGGGAGACTTTGGCGGAAACGCAGGCTTGTTGAGCATCTGGTTCGACGAGGAGAGCTGGCAGTGGAAGGCCGATTACGACACCTGCCCGCTGGGGACGCAGCACCTGTGGTGGCTGGTGCACATTCTGGATCTCATCGCTgttgttgggctggtggtgtacATTGCCTGCGGAGCTCtcaaggtggtggggttggatgttgatggtCTGTTCTGGGGATCAAGCAAAGCATCAGCCAAGATGCCGGCGGCAACTACACAAACCGAAAAGGCCCGAGCACAGCCCAAATCTGGGTAG
- the TIM50 gene encoding mitochondrial inner membrane protein required for protein import (EggNog:ENOG503NW4Q; COG:U; BUSCO:EOG09262QRH), whose translation MMLARAAARPVAGARAAAFAASSALPRQTLPAVWARGMAKDNKSRFNAPKQSPSQKAAAEQQQQPKQPDAPPSPPPPPPPPSSAAETEAKSTTLQEQEPEEPIPDLSKLPDLTQGIPSTLEYERAGATDKSTIGDEAASEAEAGGAGSGGDGGGSGGRKRPKGELPASAYVSSSERKRKWWTYFALASAGLGAVGGTVYLGREWSEEELAKNPSVGNGWSLGLWWKRAVSRMTETVTYYQEPSFEKLLPDPDPSFERPYTLCISLEDMLIHSEWSREHGWRVAKRPGVDYFLHYLSQYYEIVLFTTVPWGTGEPLVRKLDPYRFIMWPLFREATKYKDGEIIKDLSYLNRDLSKVIIIDTEAKHVRAQPENAIILPKWKGNPKDKDLVDLVPFLEFIHTMQYDDVRKVLKSFEGKNIPVEFARREALARAEHQRRLGANKVKASGGGIGWLSSHLGLKPSNMSLMVTEGEENPTEAFAKGKMLQDIARERGMRNYLALEEEIRKNGEKWLKEEQELQEKMQKEAMKSMKSSMFSWFVKDEETSASSSTDSTSGPKTA comes from the exons ATGATGCTGGCACGAGCTGCTGCGCGCCCGGTTGCGGGTGCGAGAGCTGCGGCTTTTGCGGCGTCGTCGGCCCTCCCCCGCCAGACATTGCCGGCCGTATGGGCCCGAGGAATGGCCAAGGACAACAAGTCGAGGTTTAATGCTCCAAAACAATCACCGTCACAAAAGGCCGCTGccgaacagcagcagcaaccaaaGCAACCAGAtgccccgccatcaccaccgccaccaccgccaccaccgtcgtcGGCCGCCGAGACAGAGGCCAAGTCAACCACACTCCAGGAACAGGAGCCCGAAGAACCGATACCCGATCTGTCCAAGCTTCCAGACCTGACACAGGGTATCCCTTCGACTTTGGAATACGAACGGGCCGGTGCTACAGACAAGTCCACCATCGGAGACGAGGCGGCTTCGGAGGCCGAAGCGGGGGGTGCTgggagcggtggtgatgggggtggcAGCGGCGGGAGAAAGAGGCCAAAGGGTGAACTTCCCGCTTCTGCCTATGTCTCGTCGTCGGAGCGCAAGCGGAAGTGGTGGACCTATTTCGCACTCGCCTCTGCTGGCTTGGGTGCTGTCGGAGGCACCGTGTATCTGGGCAGGGAAtggagcgaggaggagctcgccaAAAACCCCAGTGTTGGCAACGGCTGGAGTCTGGGGCTCTGGTGGAAGCGCGCCGTGTCACGCATGACAGAGACTGTCACGTACTATCAGGAGCCGTCATTTGAGAAGCTGCTCCCCGACCCTGACCCGTCCTTTGAGCGTCCCTACACCTTGTGCATCAGTCTGGAGGATATGCTGATTCACAGCGAATGGAGTCGCGAGCATGGATGGCGTGTGGCAAAGCGGCCGGGCGTGGACTACTTTTTGCACTACCTCTCGCAGTACTACGAAATcgtcctcttcaccaccgtcccctgGGGCACCGGCGAGCCGCTGGTGCGCAAACTGGATCCCTACCGTTTCATTATGTGGCCCCTCTTCCGTGAAGCCACAAAGTACAAGGATGGCGAGATCATCAAG GATTTGTCGTACCTCAACCGTGATCTGTCCAAGGTGATCATCATCGACACCGAAGCCAAGCACGTCCGTGCCCAGCCCGAGAacgccatcatcctccccaagtGGAAGGGCAAccccaaggacaaggaccTGGTCGATCTCGTCCCCTTTTTGGAGTTTATTCACACCATGCAGTACGATGACGTCCGCAAAGTCCTCAAGTCGTTCGAGGGCAAGAACATTCCAGTCGAGTTTGCCCGCCGTGAGGCCCTCGCCCGCGCCGAGCATCAGCGCAGGCTGGGTGCCAACAAGGTTAAGGCCTCGGGCGGCGGCATCGGCTGGCTGAGCAGCCATCTCGGCCTCAAGCCAAGCAACATGAGCTTGATGGTGAcggagggtgaggagaacCCCACCGAGGCGTTTGCCAAGGGCAAGATGCTGCAGGACATCGCGCGTGAGAGAGGCATGCGTAACTACTTGGCgctggaggaagagatcCGCAAGAATGGCGAGAAGTGGCTgaaggaagagcaagagctCCAGGAGAAGATGCAGAAGGAAGCCATGAAGAGTATGAAGTCGTCCATGTTCAGCTGGTTCGTCAAGGATGAGGAGACatcagcctcatcctcaacagATAGCACTTCGGGGCCCAAGACGGCGTAG
- a CDS encoding uncharacterized protein (EggNog:ENOG503P3FH) translates to MARRTTAKGPRARAIASSSLASSSARPTPVPSSDATPVSSTYPSTYASEAEHDLDDDMLKKMHGLTISDTPGDSITAAVVKKAEPKKPFRFLDLPPELRITIYGYYFADVDRVLDLDPANYKRIHKKLGLMRTCKTIYYEATHMFYSSRTFRLFPTHPGRYFKTKKPLLARLKPRQRNCLTSLELRLGPGWSKPPRGWVVNPALGLADCVNVRKLTVFVECDPSDGIFNGFRRHDGYYEGFSTSLLSSVLDEMPFIDCLTFDAWSSVKKSGAMMRALLELAYARGLSVRWGPERGWADFEDEVEAVPEGHVANNAMLSQAPLGIGVAVVA, encoded by the coding sequence ATGGCCCGCCGAACGACGGCAAAGGGCCCTCGTGCCCGCGCCattgcctcctcctctctcgccTCGTCCTCCGCCCGCCCCACGCCGGTTCCTTCGAGCGACGCGACCCCGGTCAGCTCGACCTACCCATCTACTTATGCCTCCGAGGCAGAACACGACTTGGATGATGAcatgttgaagaagatgcaCGGATTGACCATCTCCGATACGCCCGGCGATTCTATCACCGCGGCCGTggtcaagaaggccgagcCAAAGAAGCCGTTCCGGTTTTTGGATCTGCCACCCGAGCTCCGGATCACCATTTATGGTTATTATTTTGCCGATGTCGACCGTGTTCTCGACCTTGATCCGGCAAATTACAAGCGCATCCACAAGAAGCTGGGCCTCATGCGCACATGCAAGACGATTTACTATGAGGCAACCCACATGTTTTACAGCAGCCGTACTTTCCGGCTGTTCCCTACGCATCCGGGCCGCTACTTCAAGACGAAGAAGCCTCTCCTTGCGCGCCTCAAACCACGTCAGCGTAACTGCTTGACATCCCTAGAGTTGCGGCTCGGCCCCGGCTGGAGCAAACCTCCCCGCGGATGGGTGGTGAACCCAGCGCTCGGGCTTGCTGATTGCGTCAACGTGCGCAAACTGACCGTTTTTGTCGAGTGCGATCCCAGTGATGGCATCTTCAACGGCTTCCGTCGTCACGATGGATATTACGAAGGCTTCAGCACcagccttctcagcagcGTTTTGGATGAGATGCCATTTATCGACTGCTTGACTTTTGACGCCTGGTCAAGCGTCAAGAAATCGGGCGCCATGATGCGTGCTCTGCTAGAACTTGCATATGCACGGGGCTTGTCAGTTCGCTGGGGTCCTGAAAGGGGTTGGGCCGACTTTGAAGACGAGGTGGAGGCTGTCCCCGAAGGCCATGTTGCTAATAATGCTATGTTGAGCCAGGCTCCGCTTGGGATTGGGGTTGCGGTTGTGGCTTGa
- a CDS encoding uncharacterized protein (COG:E; EggNog:ENOG503NU7Z) translates to MAASSIRNSLKSHYPWAAFPLIISAPMRVMSGPALALAVSEAGGLGFIGPGIKPESILTDLTEAASLCSQRASDATRLSVQDEGVLPVGIGFQLWNGDLGSAKEAAEKFIPAAIWLFAPKDGQKDVDDWTEGLRGVTKGRSQIWLQVGTVGEAVEAAESKRGRPDVLVVQGQEAGGHGRTSDGASLGTLVPEIKDTLEERGAGDIPLFAAGGIADGRGVAAALCLGASGVVMGTRFLCSNEARIKKGYQDAVLEAKDGGKNTVRTHLYNHLRGTFGWPEEKWAPRTIVNRSWEEHTQGGISFDQLKEKHDQSVKEDGDKAWGRQTGRTATYAGSGVGLVRSVDPAGEIAEKTREEAKKILRGLQSGLQV, encoded by the coding sequence ATGGCCGCCTCATCCATCCGCAACTCACTCAAGAGCCACTACCCCTGGGCCGCCTTCCCATTGATCATCTCGGCCCCCATGCGTGTCATGTCGGGCCCTGCtctcgccctcgccgtctCTGAGGCTGGAGGTTTGGGGTTCATCGGCCCGGGTATCAAGCCCGAGTCCATCCTGACTGATCTGACCGAAGCCGCCTCGCTATGTTCACAGCGGGCTTCTGACGCTACACGGCTCAGTGTCCAAGACGAGGGGGTTCTACCTGTTGGGATTGGGTTCCAGCTGTGGAATGGTGATCTCGGTTcggcgaaggaggcggcggaaAAGTTTATCCCGGCGGCGATTTGGCTTTTTGCGCCAAAGGATGGGCAAAAGGATGTTGACGACTGGActgaggggttgaggggggtgaccAAGGGGAGGAGTCAGATTTGGTTGCAGGTTGGGACTGTGGGTGAAGCGGTTGAGGCGGCAGAGTCGAAACGGGGGAGGCCAGATGTGCTGGTTGTCCAAGGACAGGAAGCGGGTGGGCATGGGAGGACGAGTGATGGGGCTAGTTTGGGGACGTTGGTGCCTGAAATCAAAGATACACTGGAGGAAAGGGGTGCAGGTGACATTCCACTGTTTGCGGCGGGAGGGATTGCtgatgggaggggtgtgGCTGCGGCTCTGTGCCTGGGGGCATCTGGAGTGGTCATGGGGACAAGGTTTCTGTGTTCAAACGAGGCGAGAATCAAAAAGGGTTACCAGGACGCTGTGCTTGAGGCTAAAGACGGCGGAAAGAATACAGTTAGGACCCATCTGTACAATCACCTGAGGGGGACGTTTGGGTGGCCGGAAGAGAAGTGGGCGCCGAGGACAATTGTCAACAGAAGTTGGGAGGAACACACTCAGGGTGGCATTTCTTTTGATCAGCTGAAGGAGAAACACGACCAGAGTGTGAAAGAAGACGGCGATAAAGCCTGGGGAAGACAGACTGGCAGGACGGCAACATATGCTGGCAGTGGCGTTGGTTTGGTCAGAAGTGTTGACCCGGCAGGCGAAATTGCCGAGAAGACCAGGGAAGAGGCAAAGAAGATTTTGAGGGGCCTGCAGAGTGGGCTGCAAGTTTAG
- a CDS encoding uncharacterized protein (EggNog:ENOG503NUZJ; COG:G), with product MGVDEKATVDPGSFPPPTEDESGLVLSVDWTKEEEARAKRKLDLIIMPLLTLGFFCLQLDRGNISNAITDSFFEDVGITQNEFNVGQQMLSLGIVLFEIPSNMILYRVGPGKWLTLQLFLFGTVSTFQAFQNSYGSFIATRLLLGITESGFIPGGLWTLSTWYTRAETAKRVMFFYFGNQFGQASSKLLAYGILHMGGVGGKAGWFWLFVLMGGFTILCGFVLGFCLPDSFRNPCPAFLPGISLFTKRELHILQTRVLLDEPAKGKKKKSIKIDAFKRAFSNWRLWSHVIITLCNNGPQRAFDTYSPTIISGFGYKKLQANAMASVGLFLQIPTSWAFSWVSDHYDVRGETVIAGMSCHLFGYVLNRIFTDHPRLQGARYFGVVWTQTFGTFSHPLNIAWMSLTCEDSEVRALAMAMVIMGANTAGIYGAQIFRSEDSPFYRRGFTVACCVLAVGLLLAVVRFVDDKIHKRKHNTVQLAHGGGETSDDGSNGEKGISALERAAGVTVPVDDDVKRALKN from the exons ATGGGTGTCGATGAGAAGGCCACCGTTGACCCGGGCTCgttcccacctcccaccgaGGACGAGAGCGGGTTGGTTCTCAGCGTCGACTggaccaaggaggaggaggcacgAGCAAAGAGAAA GCTCGATCTGATCATTATGCCCCTGCTCACCCTGGGCTTCTTCTGCCTGCAACTCGATCGTGGAAACATCTCCAACGCCATCACCGACAGCTTCTTCGAGGATGTCGGCATCACCCAGAATGAGTTCAACGTCGGTCAGCAGATGCTGTCTCTCGGCATCGTGCTCTTCGAAATCCCATCCAACATGATTCTCTACCGCGTCGGCCCCGGCAAGTGGCTCACCCTGcaactcttcctcttcggcaCCGTCTCGACCTTCCAAGCTTTCCAGAACAGCTATGGCTCCTTCATTGCCACCCGTCTGCTGCTTGGTATCACCGAGTCTGGTTTCATTCCCGGCGGTCTCTGGACGCTTTCGACCTGGTACACGCGCGCTGAGACGGCCAAGCGCGTCATGTTCTTCTACTTTGGTAACCAGTTCGGCCAGGCTTCTTCCAAGCTGTTGGCCTATGGTATTCTTCACatgggaggtgttggcggaAAGGCTGGATGGTTTTGGCTGTTTGTGCTCATGGGTGGCTTCACCATTCTCTGCGGCTTCGTTCTTGGTTTCTGCCTCCCCGATTCGTTCCGCAACCCCTGCCCGGCCTTCCTGCCAGGCATCAGCTTATTTACCAAGAGGGAGCTTCACATTCTTCAGACCCGTGTCCTTCTCGATGAGCcggccaagggcaagaagaaaaagtcCATCAAGATTGATGCCTTCAAGAGAGCCTTCTCCAACTGGCGCCTCTGGTCTcacgtcatcatcaccctttGCAACAACGGTCCTCAGCGCGCTTTTGACACCTACtctcccaccatcatctctgGTTTCGGTTACAAGAAGCTTCAGGCCAACGCCATGGCTTCCGTCGGTCTCTTTCTGCAGATTCCCACCTCGTGGGCTTTCTCCTGGGTATCCGATCACTA TGATGTCCGTGGCGAGACCGTCATTGCTGGCATGTCCTGCCATCTGTTCGGCTACGTCTTGAACCGCATCTTCACCGACCACCCCAGACTCCAGGGAGCGCGTTACTTTGGCGTCGTCTGGACCCAGACTTTTGGCACCTTCAGCCACCCTCTCAACATTGCCTGGATGTCGCTCACCTGCGAGGATTCCGAAGTCCGCGCTCTGGCAATGGCTATGGTCATCATGGGCGCCAACACTGCCGGTATTTATGGTGCGCAAATCTTCCGCTCCGAGGACTCCCCCTTTTACCGCCGCGGCTTCACCGTGGCCTGCTGCGTCCTCgccgtcggcctcctccttgccgttGTTCGTTTTGTCGACGACAAGATCCACAAGAGGAAGCACAACACTGTCCAGCTCGCCCACGGTGGCGGCGAGACGAGCGATGACGGCTCCAACGGCGAAAAGGGCATCTCTGCTCTGGAGCGTGCCGCCGGTGTCACCGTGCcagtggatgatgatgttaaGAGGGCACTGAAGAACTAA
- a CDS encoding uncharacterized protein (EggNog:ENOG503NZ9X; COG:S) — MLLPSESAKPTMLGSEFGTTPDTKPEVRLNAVGIWWIVFGAVWTALLACGMGYLYTKRKSPTVRIRGLPLTFAGLILLHLYWITVQIGYAIGPLAPEMAQFWIMSIWYPFGIALFQAGNSQFLHVAKAQSRFARPPSQMSSRFDEKKQQPRTLSRWQKIKAMEYQTKMATLVTVGMSCQFLVVMIIFLISRKFHSDFGIPGTEVYGSTPGEIAMKQGRGWEWWPSLFWQFLWAWVFAPIILWRSRKIRDTHGWQLQTIACCVAGLHAAPMWLVALYVPEMAPVNMYFIPPQWIAVSIFIMEIFTVFVPCYQVHKDEALAKETWSIIKKWETKGKFGSDKSVSTADSTVPGTPLSPTSTKVGRESSLNFGDPWKQSSVMESGGGDLAINSIPDDRILTMDALVHVLSKNPEPLRQFSARRDFSGENIAFLTAVSEWKASLHPAFTSNRFEAPDDVVRQAYTKALKIYYEFVSPQDAEFPLNLAFEQSRQLGGLFDRAIRDLLGDSRANVDPVTPFMSAGVHDWRMPESRGSESGIMISVHVETDKMPAVPGIAIVPSSDGKGEEEGIALSVSTNSMMNTFQDVYQGDIPELFNASVFDAAEKSIKELVLTNTWPKYVRERRNSESSSASGTSSSNNTSDTDGTLKSKKSSSSSLWRFFNKR, encoded by the exons ATGCTTCTCCCCAGCGAATCCGCAAAACCAACCATGTTGGGCTCCGAGTTTGGCACCACGCCAGACACCAAGCCAGAGGTCCGCCTCAATGCCGTCGGTATCTGGTGGATCGTCTTCGGCGCCGTCTGGACCGCCCTTTTAGCCTGCGGGATGGGATATCTCTACACCAAGCGCAAATCACCAACCGTTCGAATCCGTGGTCTCCCCCTCACATTTGCCGGCCTCATTCTGCTTCATCTCTACTGGATCACGGTTCAGATCGGGTATGCCATTGGACCTCTTGCCCCCGAGATGGCCCAGTTTTGGATCATGAGCATCTGGTATCCCTTTGGCATCGCTCTCTTCCAAGCCGGCaacagccagttcctccatGTTGCCAAAGCCCAGAGCAGATTCGCCCGACCACCCAGCCAGATGAGCAGCCGCTTtgacgagaagaagcagcagcccaGGACGCTATCGAGATGGCAAAAGATCAAGGCTATGGAATACCAGACGAAAATGGCAACCTTGGTCACAGTGGGCATGTCGTGCCAG TTCTTGGTCGTCAtgatcatcttcctcatctcccGCAAGTTCCACTCCGATTTTGGCATTCCCGGCACCGAGGTGTACGGGTCTACACCGGGCGAGATTGCCATGAAGCAGGGTCGTGGTTGGGAATGGTGGCCGTCTCTATTTTGGCAGTTTCTGTGGGCTTGGGTGTTTGCCCCTATTATTCTCTGGCGATCACGCAAGATCCGTGATACCCACGGCTGGCAACTGCAGACCATCGCCTGTTGTGTTGCAGG ACTTCACGCAGCGCCCATGTGGCTTGTTGCCCTCTATGTTCCCGAGATGGCGCCCGTCAACATGTACTTTATTCCACCCCAATG GATTGCTGTTTCCATCTTCATTATGGAAATCTTTACTGTGTTTGTTCCCTGCTATCAAGTTCACAAGGATGAGGCTTTGGCCAAGGAGACCTGgagcatcatcaagaagTGGGAGACCAAGGGCAAGTTCGGCTCCGATAAGAGCGTGTCCACCGCCGACTCGACTGTTCCCGGCACCCCTCTATCCCCCACGTCAACCAAGGTCGGTCGCGAGTCATCTCTCAACTTTGGCGACCCGTGGAAGCAATCGTCCGTGATGGAGAGCGGTGGCGGTGACTTGGCCATCAACTCGATTCCTGATGACCGCATCTTGACCATGGATGCCCTGGTTCATGTTCTCTCCAAGAACCCTGAGCCTCTCCGGCAGTTCTCTGCTCGCCGCGACTTTTCTGGCGAGAATATTGCTTTCTTGACTGCTGTCTCGGAGTGGAAGGCGTCGCTGCACCCTGCTTTCACCAGCAACCGTTTTGAAGCCCCAGACGACGTGGTCCGACAGGCATACACCAAGGCTCTCAAGATTTACTACGAGTTCGTCTCGCCTCAGGATGCCGAATTTCCCCTCAACCTGGCCTTTGAGCAATCCCGGCAGCTGGGTGGTCTGTTTGACCGTGCCATCCGCGATCTGCTCGGCGACAGCCGCGCCAACGTCGATCCTGTTACCCCCTTCATGTCTGCCGGCGTGCACGACTGGCGGATGCCAGAATCGAGGGGATCCGAGTCAGGCATCATGATCTCTGTCCACGTCGAGACGGACAAGATGCCTGCCGTTCCTGGTATCGCGATCGTCCCCAGTTCCGACGgcaagggagaggaagaggggatcGCCTTGTCGGTCTCTACCAACAGCATGATGAACACATTCCAGGATGTCTATCAGGGTGACATCCCCGAGCTGTTCAACGCGTCGGTGTTTGACGCGGCCGAGAAGAGCATCAAGGAGCTGGTCCTGACAAACACGTGGCCCAAATATGTCCGGGAGCGGAGGAACTCggagtcgtcgtcggcgtcgggGACCTCGTCGTCCAACAACACTTCTGACACGGACGGGACGCTCAAATCCAAGAAGAGTTCCAGTTCGAGTTTGTGGAGGTTTTTCAACAAGAGGTGA
- the MCA1_1 gene encoding Ca(2+)-dependent cysteine protease (COG:D; COG:O; EggNog:ENOG503NW3X; MEROPS:MER0039482) yields MSYGGYPGQGYGPSGGGGGGYQQSPPPQGYGQYPPAQHGYGQPPPQHHQQGYGQPPPQHGGYQQGGYQQGGYQQGGYQQQHGGYQPPQQQQYYQPPQHPPPPHLDSYGYPTAGGGYGGHRGQSTRAGPPPPSGHQEFGHGAPAGYTFQYSNCTGKRRALLIGINYFGQEGELRGCINDTKNLSQYLIENHGYKREDMVILTDDQTNPVMQPTKQNIINAMGWLVANAQPNDALFLHFSGHGGQTEDHDGDEEDGHDEVIYPVDFKENGHIVDDEIHFHVVKPLVEGVRLTAIFDSCHSGSVLDLPYVYNTKGLLKEPNLAKEAGAGLLSAVGAYARGDMASVATSIFGLAKSAFKGNDAYEHTKRTKTSPADVIMWSGSKDDQTSADATINSQATGAMSHAFISALKANPQQSYVELLNNIRDILERDYSQKPQLSCSHPLDTSLLFVM; encoded by the exons ATGTCGTACGGAGGTTATCCCGGCCAAGGTTACGGTcccagcggcggcggcggcggcggataTCAGCAAAGTCCCCCTCCTCAGGGTTATGGACAGTATCCCCCTGCTCAACATGGTTACGGCCAGccgcctcctcaacaccaccagcaaggCTACggccagcctcctcctcagcacgGCGGATATCAGCAAGGCGGGTACCAGCAGGGAGGATATCAGCAAGGAGGctaccaacagcagcacGGCGGATACCAgccgcctcagcagcagcaatactaccaacctcctcagcatcctcccccgccgcaTCTCGATTCCTACGGCTACCCAActgccggtggtggataTGGCGGACACCGTGGGCAGTCGACGCGGGCCggcccgcctcctccttcgggCCACCAAGAGTTCGGCCACGGAGCCCCCGCCGGCTATACCTTCCAGTACTCCAACTGCACAGGAAAGAGGCGTGCGCTCTTGATCGGTATCAACTATTTCGGCCAGGAAGGCGAATTGCGCGGCTGCATCAACGACACCAAGAACCTTTCTCAATACTTGATCGAGAACCATGGGTACAAGCGCGAGGATATGGTCATCTTGACCGACGACCAGACCAACCCCGTGATGCAACCGACCAAgcaaaacatcatcaacgccatgGGCTGGCTCGTGGCGAATGCCCAGCCCAACGATGCGCTCTTCCTGCACTTCTCTG GCCACGGCGGTCAAACCGAGGACCatgatggcgacgaggaggatggacaCGATGAGGTTATTTACCCTGTCGACTTCAAGGAGAACGGCCATATTGTGGACGACGAGATCCACTTCCACGTTGTGAAGCCCCTGGTCGAAGGTGTCCGGCTGACGGCCATTTTCGACTCGTGCCACTCTGGCTCTGTACTTGATCTTCCCTATGTCTACAACACCAAAGGTCTTCTCAAGGAGCCCAACCTGGCCAAGGAAGCCGGCGCGGGCTTGCTGTCGGCGGTGGGTGCGTATGCCCGTGGCGACATGGCGTCCGTGGCCACCAGCATATTCGGTCTCGCAAAGAGTGCCTTCAAGGGCAACGACGCCTATGAGCACACCAAGCGCACCAAGACCTCACCCGCCGATGTTATCATGTGGAGCGGCAGCAAGGACGATCAGACCTCGGCCGatgccaccatcaactcTCAAGCCACGGGTGCCATGTCCCATGCCTTCATCTCTGCTCTCAAGGCCAACCCCCAGCAGAGCTATGTCGAGCTTTTGAACAACATTCGCGATATCCTTGAGCGGGACTACTCGCAAAAGCCCCAGCTCTCGTGCAGTCACCCTCTGG ATACCAGCCTTCTGTTTGTCATGTAA